In Planctomycetia bacterium, the genomic window ATGCCGAAGCCACGGCTCAAGATGTTGGGATCGAGCCCCCGCGTGAGAGCGTCGATCATCTTGTCCATATTCGTGAGAACGAAATGGTTCTTCGTCATGTTGGCCTTCGCCATCGCGACGGGCAGGCCGGTGCTGGCCGACTGTTGCTTCGCAAAGTCGTCGGGCGTTTGCACGCCGTCGCCCATCGGCAGCGTGCCGGTGAGATAGAGATCGGCGGCTTTCTTAATGCGCTGCAGCAACTCGGCAGGAGGAATTTCGCGCAACACATCGCGTGCGCGCTGTGCGAATCGCATATCGCGCTGCAGCAACCCACCGTTGGCTTGGCTTACCTTGGCGATCGTCTCGCCGGTGAGGAAGTGCTTGACTTCGCTGACTTCGAGCGATTCATACGGCTTGCCCCAACGGAGCACGGGGATGTTGAGCACTGGCGGAAACTACCTTATTTACGTGTCAAAGAGAGCAACAAGCACTTTAGCTACGACGCAACCGATTGATTCAGCTCAACCTCAACCCAAGTGCAAAATTCTTCATCGGACTGATCGTCGAACGAAAACTCGATGTGATGCGACGGCGTGGGAATCGCTTCGCCTCCGGCGGCCATAATTTCAAGATGCCCCTCAAGCGCTTGCGAAATCATTTCCCGTGCATGATCGATCGTTGTCGCAGTCGCTACGCACCCCGGAACGTCCGGCACATCGACGCTGAAGCCCGTGCGAGTCCGACGAATCATCACTGCGTAACGGAGAGTATGGCTCATGGCTTTAATCCCGCTTGCTTCAGAATAGTTGCGACGGTTCGTGGATGCATATCTTCGCCTGGTCGACCGGCTACCGTCACCGTCCCTTTTTTCGTCGGATGGTGATAATGACGATGACTGCCGGTTTGTCGCACGAAAAATCATCCGTCGTCATGCAACAAACGGAGGATTTCGCGAACCTTCGCAGGCATCGTTAGTACACACCCACGGTTGTCGCTTCGGCCAATTCGTGGAACGGGCGAACGCCGCTTACGCCGTCCCAAGGGTACTTCTCGAACGGCATTTCGCGCTCTCCTTCGTCGCGCTCCATGAAGCCCGGCACGAAGAGTTCCTTGGTGAGCGTCGTGAGCTTTACGCGGCCCGTCTTGCCGTAGCCGACCGTGGTGTTGTAGTCGTTGAACTCGACGACTTCCGTGCAGGCTCGAGGCTGCGGGGCGTAGTAGGAAATCTTGTATCCGTCGGCCGCCGTGACCGGCTTCGAGCAGGCGAGGCCCATCAGCGTGTTGCCGTAGGTCGGGGTCATGTAGACGCCGTCGAGATATTCTTCGGTGACGAAGCGGGTCCACTGCGGCGTGAACTCGGTGCCGCCGGAGAAGATGCCCTTAATGCCGACGCTCTTTAAGGTCTTGCCTTGCTTCTCGAGCGCTTGGCAGAGGCTTTCCAAGAGCTTCGGCGTCGTGAACATGCACTGCACGTTGTGATCGGCGCTGAGGATCGTCAGGGCTTGGTCGATGCAGTGCTTTTTGTATTCTTCGAGGTGTTCCATCCACCCCTTCTTGATGAGCTTGATGACCCAGCGAGGGTCTAAGTCGACGCAGAAGCTGATCCCGCCGCGCACTTGCGCGAGATGTTCGACGGCGAGCCTTAAGCGTCGCGGGCCGCTCGGGCCGAGCATCAGCCAGTTTGCTCCGCGCGGGAAGTATTCGTCCGACAGCGTTTCGCTGAAGTTCGAGTAGTCGGTGCGCCAGTCGTCGTGCGAGACGCGGCTCTTAGGAATGCCGGTCGTGCCGCCGGTTTCGAACACGTAGAGGGGCTTGTCTTGCAGTTGCTTCGGCACCCAACGCCGTACCGGACCGCCGCGGAGCCACTCGTCTTGAAACTCCGGGAACTTCTTCAGGTCGTCGTAGACCTTCACTTCCTTGAGCGGGTCGAACTTGAGCGACTTTGCATACTCCAGCCAGAACGGGCAACCGGTCGATTCGTGAAAATGCCACTGCACGATCTTATGCGTGTGGGCATCGAGCCGTTTCTTAGCGGCATCGGCTTTCGACTGGATCTCGGGAGTAAGCGACTGGCTCATGTGTTTTCCTCAGACGGTGCTATGACGAGCGGAGTTTCTATTGGGTGACCAAACGGTGTTCGGTGCCGGCGCAAGCGGAATTCAACGACCGACGACTCACGGCCTGCTCGGCGGCGCATGCCGCGAGGGAAAGGCCCGACGAACGATCGGCTGATGGTGGGATGATTGCGGAGGGGCGGGGGTCGGCCGCCCGCTGTGTACAGCACTGCGGAAGGGCCGAAACCAGGAGCCTTTACGTTACCCCAGCCGCCGACCGCTCGCAACCGCCCGATATAACCCATCCAAACGGGCACATTCGGGCCAAATTAAGAGCGTTGCGAGTTGATTTCTTCGCACACTAGAATTCGCCCTTCGTTCGGGTGGATTACGTCAGCGATTTTGAGCTGAAATTATGCATGAAGTCGGCTAAAGAAATCGTTTGAAAATGTATAGCCTGGGATATACTCAATGGCGGGCGAGCGCAGATTCAGCGAAGTGCGGGCCATGCTGGAGGCGGCGGGTTATCAACTCGATCGGATCCACGGCTCTCACCACATTTTCACGAAGCCCGCGGCACCGCTGTTCTCGATTCCCGTTCATCACGGCAAGGTTAAACCGTTTTATGTGCGCCAAGTCGCGAAACTCACGGAACGTGGACCGGAGCCGGGCTGAGGCCGCGAAAAGTTTGCGGGCCGAGGCCAAACGCTACGCCGACTCGTATCAAATCATCCTGCAATTTGAAGACGGCGAATGGTACGGTCGCGGCTTGGAGTTGCCGCAGGTATTCGGCGACGGCAAGACGCCCGAGGCTTGCGTGGAGAATACGCGCGAGGCGCTGGAGGGGGCCGTCGCGTTTTTGCTCGAACAAGGCCAACGACCTCCGGCAGCGGCAACGACCGGCCAACGAACCGAGCAAGTGAACGTTCGCCTCACGGCCGAGGAGAAAGTCTTGCTCGAAGCCTCGGCGAAGCGGAAAGGATTCAGCGGTCTCAGCGAGTTCGTGCGCGCAGCCGCCATCGAGGCGACGACGACTTAGCTGAGCTTGCCGAGCCACCGCTCGATCGAGTCGAGGAGCGCCCCTTGCACGCCTGTGTAATGGTGGTCGCCACCGGCGATTACGGCGATGTGGAGCTTGGCTCCTTGGTCTTTCGCTTCTTGCAGCGCTTCGGGGAATCCACGAAAGGCGATTCCTTGCATCACTTCCTGCGAGCCGAACGTGAATAGGGTCGGCAGCGCGAGGCGGTCGAGGTAGCGGAGCAGGTTGTATTGCTCGCTCGGGCCGTATTTTTCGAGGTAGCCCGAGGCCGTGATGACGTAGGGGAGTGGGAAGCGGATCTGCATCAGGGCGTCGGGCTCTCCGGCGGCGATGTGGCGCTCGGCCGTGGCGAGTTCTTCCAAGAAGCCCGGTGCGCGGACGCTTGCGGCGAAGTGGGAATACGACAACCGCGGCGGCGACACGACGACCACGGCTGCAATGCCCGGCAGCGGGCCATGCACGGCGGCATACACGCACTTCACCGCTCCCAGGCTGTGCCCGACGAGTGCGATACGTCGGTAGCCGCGCTCGGCTAAGAGTTGGCACCAAGCCGCGAGATCGAGCCGACATTCGTCGACGCGCTCGTAGGCCGAGCCGATCGTCCGGCTGCCGGTCGAGCCGTCGGGATTGCGAACCAGGGCCGAGCAGATTTGATCGTGGCCGCGCGTATTAACGACGAGCGCCGCGAGGCCGCGCGCGGTGAACCGCTGCGCGATATAGGTAAGGAACCGGGAGCCGTAGAAGTTGCTACCGGTGCCGTGGATGATGAGCGCGGCATCGAAGCCTGAGAGACCGAAGCCGGAACCGTCGGTAGCTTGTTCCGATTGCGGAAGATGTAATGCGCCGTCGAGGCGAAGTCCGTCGCCGGCCGTGGCGTCGACGAGTTCTTGGCCCACTAGCCGTTCGACGGGTTACTGCTCAACGTCGCCAGGACTTGCAGCACGCCGTTTAAGTGGGCCATGCGCGGGCCGAAGCGGTCGACGAACTCGTTGAGCATGAAGTCGCCGTCGGTCAGGGCCTCGGCGTTGGTGTTCACTTCGCGGGTCATCGTCTTCAGGAATTCCGTCTGCACGCGCGAGAGGGTCTCGGCGGCGCGGCGGCAGCTACGAACTAGGCCCGGGTTCGCGGCCTTCCATTGAGCTAGTTCTTGGTTGCGCTGACGTTGGTTGTGGCAGAGGTGGCTCACCAACTCTTCCATGAGCTCGGTTTGCTTGTCGAGCGAGTCGCGAATGTCTTTGAGAACTTGCGAGGTCGGCTCCGGAGCTTCCGGTGCCTGGGCCTCGCCCAAGTGTTGGGGGAGCGCCGCCGAAACTTCCAACTGCGTGTAAATCGGCGGACGGGAATGGCTTTCGTGCGACATCGAGCTTGCCCCTGGCGGATCCTATTCTCTAAGGGTGCCAGTATAGGCGTCGGCCGCGCGACATGTCGAGCAGTTTGTAACGGCCCTAAGGAAAATCGGGCCGACATTTACGCCGTATTTGTTTTGATCTGCCGGAACGATCCTGACAATTTGCCCAAGTTAAGGCTTTCTTCGGAGGTCCTATCGGGCGAGGGCTCTCCAGAGATCTGCATTCGTGGCTCCGGAAGGAGACGGAATGCGTGGAGTACCGCAGGTTGCCGGAAAACTTTGCCGGCACCGCTGCGCCCGGTGCGGTTTGTCGTTTCAAGTCCTTCGACCCGCGACCCGATACCTACCGCAGCGAAGGCCGTTCGCGAAGGATCGCGAGCAATGCCGGCAGCTATCGAGTGGTTAGCGCAAGGGAGGGGGGCAGCGCATGAGTTCGGGTGACAAGAAGGCAGCTTCAGCCATCGGTTTCTACACGGTTGTCTCGCACGAGCAGCATGGGCTGTTCGGCGGCTTCCTGCTGCTGAACCGTACCGGTCGCCCCCTCGAATTCCACTGCACCGCCCCGATCCGCCCCAATCGGGCCCAGGAAATCCTGTACGGCACCTCGCTCGAATCGTATCTCTACGGCGAGGCGATCGGGAGCACGCTCCTGTCGAAAGCTTCGTGTCCGATCGACTTTTTGTGCGTCGAAACGCCGGCGGCTTTGGCCGTGCGGGAGTTTTGCGAAGCGCCGGTCGCGCTGATTTCGCGCCGCGGACAAACGGCCGACACGTCGTTGCCGCTCTATCGGGTCGATGCCGCGCATGAGCGTGGGTTATACCATTTCGATATCGGGCCCCATTCAGCCGCCGTCGCTCGCCGCTATGCCGACGACGCCGCGACCCTGACCGAGCGGTTCCCGAAACTAGCCGAGAACTTCGATCTCGAGGAACCCTTCGTGCGGATTCGCGGCGCTATCGAAGAAGCGCAGCGAGGAGGCCGATGAGCGAGCCTAGATTGGATCTCACGCCGGCCGTTCGGTCGACGACCTTCGAGCCGTCGAACGACTCGTCGGGCATGTCGCTGCTGCTCGTCCCTACCGTAACGACGCTTGCTTGCTGCGTGCCGAAGATCGGCGTCGCCTCTTTGCCGATTCGGGCAGACAAGCTCAAGGTTCGCAGCTTCTACTTTCCGCAGAGCGGTAACTGGCGCGAGAAGTTCCTCGCCGCGCAGGCAGCCGCGCAAGGCGGGTTGCAAGGGAAACCGAGCGCTGAGGCCTCGGCTGCCGAAGCTGCGAAGAAAATCGCGAGCGCAATGCCGAAATCGTCGACGCATATTGCGCCGCCGAAAGATATCGTGAAGCTCGAAGACCGACTGTATTACGTCTTACAACCGCCGCTCGAATCGGTCTTCACCGGCGGCACGCTCGACTTTCCGTTTACGCCGTTCCCGTACCAGTTCGAGGGGATCGCGTTTCTCTATCCGCGCTTCGCCGCGATCTTGGCCGACGAGATGGGCCTCGGTAAGACGATGCAGGCGATTACGACGATTCGCTTGTTGCTGCATGCCGGCGAAGTGCGCAGCGTGTTGATGGTCTGCCCGAAGCCGCTGGTGACGAACTGGCAGCGCGAATTCGCCACATGGGCACCGGAGCTCCCGATCACGATCATCGAAGGAGACCAGGCGAAGCGGCGCTGGCAATGGAGCCAAACCGAGTCGCCGATCAAGATCGCCAACTATGAAGTCGTCGTGCGCGATCGCGAGATGATCGAAGACCCTGAATTGAAGTTCGATTTGTGCGTGCTTGATGAGTCGCAACGGATTAAAAACCGCAACGGCACGACGGCCGAAGTCGTCTGCTCGATCCACCGGACGCGCAGTTGGGCGCTCACCGGAACGCCGGTCGAAAACTGCGCGGACGACTTAGTCGGCATCTTCGAGTTTCTGCAGCCGGGCTATCTCACGCCGGGCATGAAACCCCGAGCGATGGGAAAACTCGCCGCCGACTACATCATCCGCCGTACGAAAGACAAAGTCCTCACCGAGCTGCCGCCGAAGATGTTTCGCGACGTCGAGATCGAACTCACGACGCATCAACGCGAGACCTATCGCATCGCCGAAGAAGAAGGGACGGTTCGGCTCACCGACATGGGGCCCGGCGCGACGATTCAGAACGTCTTCGAGCTCGTCATGCGGCTCAAGCAAATCTGCAATTTCGACTCCTTCACCGGTGAAAGTGCCAAGCTCGAACGGCTCGAAGCGGATCTGGAAGAGGTCGTCGCCAACGGTCGCAAAGCGCTGATTTTCAGCCAATGGGTCGACACGCTCGAGCGCCTCGGAGAGCGGCTCGCGCATCTCAACCCCCTCTACTACCACGGAAAAATTCCGCACAAGAAGCGCGATGGCGTCATTCAGGAGTTTAAGCAAAGCAAAGATCGCCACGTCCTGCTGATGAGCTACGGTGCGGGAAGCGTCGGTCTGAACCTGCAATTCTCGCAATACGTGTTTCTGTATGACCGCTGGTGGAATCCGGCGATCGAAGACCAGGCGATCAATCGGGCCCATCGGATCGGCGCGGCGGGCCCTGTGACCGTCACACGCTTCATCGCCGCCGATACGATCGAGCAACGGATCGACCAACTACTCCGCGACAAGCGCGAGCTGTTCGACACGATCTTCTCCGACGCCGAACCGACCGCCGTGAACGCCGGCCTGACGCACGACGAAATCTTCGGCCTCTTCAAGCTCCGCAGCCCTCAAGGCCCGATCAAGTTCGCGGCTTGATTTCCGGTCGCTCGGGGCCGAAATCGATGCGCTTACGATACGCGCCGTGATATAATCACTTGTAGGCGACATTCTCAGCTTTCCGAGTTCTTCCGATGCATACTTACACCGCCGTCATCGAAAAGTGCGGACAGACGGGCCTCTACGTCGGCTACGTTCCCGGCTTTCCGGGTGCGCATTCGCAAGGCGAAAGCCTGGAAGAACTGCGCGAAAACCTGACGGAAGTGATTTCGATGCTCATCGAAGACGGGGAACCGAAACTCGAAGCAGAGTTTATCGGTACGCAAACCGTCAGCGTTCGCTAGGTGTTGCGATGCCCCCGGTGCCGGTCTTAAAGCCTCACGAAGTCGTCGCGCTGCTGACGGCGTTGGGTTTTATCGAGGTGCGGCAAAAGGGTTCGCATAAACAGTTCCGACACGCCGACGGCCGAGGCACTACGGTCCCTTATCATCGTGGCCGCGATATTTCTCCGATTCTCTTACGCAAGATCGCTCGCGATGTCGGGCTGAACGTCGAGGACTTGCTGCGCGCCGGCAAGTAGAGCGCCGGCTCTCGCGTAGCCGCCCAAGCTGGAAACTTTGTTAAAGTTATCCGCTTGACCATCGAGCCGATCCTACGCGCGATAGGGTTTTCCGTCGTGGCTCGCCAATTGGGCGATTTGCATTTCGGCATTGACCGCAAGGGGAGGCTTTTCGGAAAATTTG contains:
- a CDS encoding type II toxin-antitoxin system HicB family antitoxin; the protein is MIRRTRTGFSVDVPDVPGCVATATTIDHAREMISQALEGHLEIMAAGGEAIPTPSHHIEFSFDDQSDEEFCTWVEVELNQSVAS
- a CDS encoding type II toxin-antitoxin system HicA family toxin, which gives rise to MAGERRFSEVRAMLEAAGYQLDRIHGSHHIFTKPAAPLFSIPVHHGKVKPFYVRQVAKLTERGPEPG
- a CDS encoding type II toxin-antitoxin system HicB family antitoxin yields the protein MDRSRAEAAKSLRAEAKRYADSYQIILQFEDGEWYGRGLELPQVFGDGKTPEACVENTREALEGAVAFLLEQGQRPPAAATTGQRTEQVNVRLTAEEKVLLEASAKRKGFSGLSEFVRAAAIEATTT
- a CDS encoding alpha/beta fold hydrolase: MGQELVDATAGDGLRLDGALHLPQSEQATDGSGFGLSGFDAALIIHGTGSNFYGSRFLTYIAQRFTARGLAALVVNTRGHDQICSALVRNPDGSTGSRTIGSAYERVDECRLDLAAWCQLLAERGYRRIALVGHSLGAVKCVYAAVHGPLPGIAAVVVVSPPRLSYSHFAASVRAPGFLEELATAERHIAAGEPDALMQIRFPLPYVITASGYLEKYGPSEQYNLLRYLDRLALPTLFTFGSQEVMQGIAFRGFPEALQEAKDQGAKLHIAVIAGGDHHYTGVQGALLDSIERWLGKLS
- a CDS encoding DEAD/DEAH box helicase; the encoded protein is MSEPRLDLTPAVRSTTFEPSNDSSGMSLLLVPTVTTLACCVPKIGVASLPIRADKLKVRSFYFPQSGNWREKFLAAQAAAQGGLQGKPSAEASAAEAAKKIASAMPKSSTHIAPPKDIVKLEDRLYYVLQPPLESVFTGGTLDFPFTPFPYQFEGIAFLYPRFAAILADEMGLGKTMQAITTIRLLLHAGEVRSVLMVCPKPLVTNWQREFATWAPELPITIIEGDQAKRRWQWSQTESPIKIANYEVVVRDREMIEDPELKFDLCVLDESQRIKNRNGTTAEVVCSIHRTRSWALTGTPVENCADDLVGIFEFLQPGYLTPGMKPRAMGKLAADYIIRRTKDKVLTELPPKMFRDVEIELTTHQRETYRIAEEEGTVRLTDMGPGATIQNVFELVMRLKQICNFDSFTGESAKLERLEADLEEVVANGRKALIFSQWVDTLERLGERLAHLNPLYYHGKIPHKKRDGVIQEFKQSKDRHVLLMSYGAGSVGLNLQFSQYVFLYDRWWNPAIEDQAINRAHRIGAAGPVTVTRFIAADTIEQRIDQLLRDKRELFDTIFSDAEPTAVNAGLTHDEIFGLFKLRSPQGPIKFAA
- a CDS encoding type II toxin-antitoxin system HicB family antitoxin, whose protein sequence is MHTYTAVIEKCGQTGLYVGYVPGFPGAHSQGESLEELRENLTEVISMLIEDGEPKLEAEFIGTQTVSVR
- a CDS encoding type II toxin-antitoxin system HicA family toxin, whose translation is MPPVPVLKPHEVVALLTALGFIEVRQKGSHKQFRHADGRGTTVPYHRGRDISPILLRKIARDVGLNVEDLLRAGK